Proteins encoded by one window of Akkermansia muciniphila ATCC BAA-835:
- a CDS encoding chorismate-binding protein — MDIKTLTSGALIKHPSRGLLLGTGPFRESAEPPDSGPAFYIDTFRLDDPRPWKIPAALHALPAEGNPPPPAPEIRWTEPSPDTYAQVFAEMMEQIAAGQLMKSVPAIPQFGEMLLPHTPRELILRAISSSPSHYPYAWWTEREGFCGITPETLFHQQSRRLETMALAGTARPEDEGVFINDDKEIREHEIVAGSILSRLSPFGSVTRTARSVLNLGTLIHFVTYLTLESDEQHTPAHWIRLLHPTPALGSQPRTENTLAQLDDWRSRLRCPLHFGAPFGFLEDGDFFCLVGIRSLYWQGQRLALCTGGGVVASSTLTHEWRELKLKRDTVRRSFHLP, encoded by the coding sequence ATGGACATAAAAACGCTGACTTCCGGAGCCCTGATCAAGCACCCTTCCCGCGGCCTTCTTCTCGGAACCGGGCCTTTCCGGGAATCAGCGGAACCGCCGGATTCCGGCCCCGCCTTTTATATTGATACATTCCGGCTGGACGACCCGCGGCCATGGAAAATACCGGCAGCCCTTCATGCTCTCCCGGCGGAGGGAAATCCTCCCCCGCCTGCTCCGGAAATCCGGTGGACGGAACCGTCTCCGGACACATACGCGCAGGTTTTTGCGGAAATGATGGAGCAAATCGCTGCCGGGCAATTGATGAAAAGCGTTCCGGCGATCCCCCAGTTCGGGGAAATGCTGCTCCCCCACACACCCCGGGAACTCATCCTGCGGGCCATCAGCAGCTCTCCGTCCCATTATCCCTACGCCTGGTGGACGGAACGGGAAGGATTCTGCGGAATCACTCCGGAAACACTGTTCCACCAGCAGAGCCGCCGCCTGGAGACAATGGCCCTGGCAGGAACGGCCCGTCCGGAGGATGAAGGGGTTTTCATCAACGACGACAAGGAAATCCGCGAGCATGAAATCGTGGCGGGCAGCATTCTTTCCCGCCTGTCCCCCTTCGGCAGCGTCACCAGAACGGCACGCAGCGTGCTGAACCTGGGCACCCTGATCCACTTCGTCACTTACCTCACACTGGAATCGGACGAACAGCATACTCCGGCCCACTGGATACGGCTGCTCCACCCCACCCCCGCCCTGGGTTCCCAGCCCCGCACGGAAAACACGCTCGCCCAGCTGGACGACTGGCGTTCACGTCTCCGCTGTCCGCTTCACTTCGGCGCCCCGTTCGGGTTTCTGGAAGATGGAGACTTTTTCTGCCTGGTAGGCATTCGCTCCCTGTACTGGCAGGGGCAGAGGCTCGCACTCTGCACCGGGGGCGGCGTAGTGGCCTCCTCCACCCTGACGCATGAATGGCGGGAACTGAAACTGAAGAGGGATACGGTCAGGCGCAGTTTCCACCTTCCATGA
- a CDS encoding quinol:electron acceptor oxidoreductase subunit ActD, with amino-acid sequence MKKPVISGWVLSFGSEKALLQAVRVLVKEENLRWEVCAPYPCAAVRFANRHAGKAVGAGVRLWAAAGGVCGFLAVALWLYWTQFCADPLVTQGRVQGWDSWPAYVPPLFEGTLLGAGLLTAAGFLKGALLPQWHDWAFECDFFRTDEHGNGYFILLEGGSEGYAAVLAEALHPDACEYVHGKGGRA; translated from the coding sequence ATGAAAAAGCCCGTCATTTCCGGCTGGGTGCTTTCCTTCGGTTCGGAGAAGGCGCTCCTTCAGGCCGTCCGCGTGCTGGTGAAGGAGGAAAATCTGCGCTGGGAGGTTTGCGCACCTTACCCCTGCGCCGCTGTTCGTTTTGCCAACAGGCACGCCGGGAAGGCCGTGGGAGCAGGCGTTCGGCTGTGGGCCGCAGCGGGCGGCGTCTGCGGGTTTCTGGCCGTGGCTCTGTGGCTTTACTGGACGCAGTTCTGTGCGGATCCCCTTGTGACCCAGGGAAGGGTCCAGGGCTGGGACAGCTGGCCCGCATATGTCCCTCCCCTGTTTGAAGGAACTTTGCTGGGGGCCGGATTGCTGACCGCCGCCGGTTTTCTGAAGGGGGCTCTTCTCCCGCAATGGCACGACTGGGCGTTCGAGTGTGATTTTTTCAGGACGGATGAGCACGGGAACGGTTACTTCATTCTGCTGGAAGGCGGGAGCGAAGGCTATGCCGCCGTTTTGGCTGAAGCCCTGCATCCGGATGCCTGCGAGTACGTTCATGGGAAAGGAGGCCGGGCATGA
- the nrfD gene encoding NrfD/PsrC family molybdoenzyme membrane anchor subunit, giving the protein MNRPAPSVPTADIPVEAMLAEVRKPLGPVWWSVFLASALLAAWGIGWSSWRIAAEGVGVLGVNNNVVWGLDIVHFVFWIGLGHAGTLISAVLLLTRQSWRSPIARGAEQMTLCAVICAAVFPVVHVGRVWMAWMASPLPEVSGIWPDMASPLMWDVMAVSTYFLLSLLYWYIGLVPDFALLRDCCKGRLRRRYGWLALGWQGTGRQWRAYEKASLLFAVILTPLVVSVHSVVSFDFSVTQVPGWHQSIFPPYFVGGAILSGMAMVQLILLGVRRLMAGSGVRRAVTPAILDLSSRFVLALSLVMGAMYLWEHLAAILNGGSPEPFPGRNPVNAVFLIVMVAGNVALPQLFWFRSLRTNRWVIAAVALGVLAGMWMERFWIVVNSLKASLLAANIGEYFPSVTDLAMMAGSVGLFMALYMALVRVAPFFSLCDVREQQSLNKEGGA; this is encoded by the coding sequence ATGAACAGACCAGCACCATCAGTCCCCACCGCCGATATTCCGGTAGAGGCCATGCTGGCAGAGGTGCGGAAGCCGCTGGGACCCGTTTGGTGGAGCGTGTTTCTCGCCAGCGCATTGCTGGCGGCGTGGGGCATAGGGTGGAGTTCCTGGCGCATTGCCGCAGAGGGTGTGGGCGTGCTGGGGGTGAATAATAACGTGGTGTGGGGGCTGGACATCGTGCATTTTGTTTTCTGGATAGGCCTGGGGCATGCGGGCACCCTGATTTCCGCCGTCCTGCTGCTGACGCGCCAGTCATGGAGAAGCCCGATTGCGCGCGGAGCGGAACAGATGACCCTGTGCGCGGTTATCTGCGCCGCCGTTTTCCCTGTGGTGCACGTAGGGCGTGTCTGGATGGCGTGGATGGCTTCCCCGTTGCCGGAAGTGAGCGGAATTTGGCCGGACATGGCCTCTCCTTTGATGTGGGATGTCATGGCAGTCAGCACCTATTTTCTTCTTTCCCTGTTGTACTGGTATATCGGCCTGGTGCCGGATTTCGCGTTGCTGAGGGATTGCTGCAAGGGGCGTCTGAGGCGCCGGTACGGGTGGCTGGCGCTGGGCTGGCAGGGAACGGGGCGCCAGTGGCGCGCCTATGAAAAGGCCAGCCTTCTTTTTGCGGTTATTCTGACTCCTCTCGTGGTATCCGTTCATTCCGTGGTGAGTTTCGATTTTTCCGTGACTCAGGTGCCGGGGTGGCACCAGAGCATTTTCCCGCCCTATTTCGTAGGGGGGGCCATCCTCAGCGGCATGGCGATGGTTCAGCTGATTCTGCTGGGGGTGAGACGTCTGATGGCCGGCAGCGGCGTTCGCCGGGCCGTTACTCCGGCCATTCTGGATTTAAGTTCCCGGTTTGTGCTGGCCCTGAGCCTGGTGATGGGAGCCATGTATTTGTGGGAGCATCTGGCAGCCATTCTGAATGGAGGCTCTCCGGAGCCGTTTCCGGGCAGAAATCCTGTGAATGCCGTGTTCCTCATCGTCATGGTTGCCGGGAATGTGGCGCTGCCCCAGTTGTTCTGGTTCCGTTCTCTGCGAACCAACCGCTGGGTGATCGCCGCCGTGGCTCTGGGAGTGCTTGCGGGCATGTGGATGGAACGTTTCTGGATTGTCGTGAATTCCCTGAAGGCATCCCTGCTGGCTGCCAACATCGGAGAGTATTTCCCCAGCGTGACGGATTTGGCCATGATGGCCGGGAGCGTGGGGCTGTTTATGGCCCTGTACATGGCGCTGGTGCGTGTGGCTCCGTTCTTCTCCCTGTGCGACGTGCGGGAACAGCAATCCCTGAACAAGGAGGGCGGGGCATGA
- a CDS encoding c-type cytochrome translates to MRGGITAVAALVLLGALWFLAGDDDGRNAVPRLFDNMNDRPLADAQQVGISSAAPDRKARLTPPRSVAQSLGMNGTVRKREDDRDSFAAEGSYFSSGRMQGGEEDSMPLELGGISRSRDVLAEGRALYLAHCAVCHGEDGSGRGSMAAYDTYPQIGPFRDEKYASYSSGKMFRSIRLGQGNMPAFGNILTAREIWCLVAFIRHLQAPPEEPAVQQKEQHS, encoded by the coding sequence ATGAGAGGAGGCATCACGGCGGTAGCAGCCCTTGTTCTGCTGGGAGCACTCTGGTTCCTGGCAGGGGACGACGATGGAAGAAATGCCGTTCCCCGTTTGTTTGACAATATGAATGATCGTCCTCTGGCGGATGCCCAGCAGGTGGGGATTTCTTCCGCCGCTCCGGACCGGAAAGCGCGCCTGACGCCTCCCCGTTCCGTGGCGCAGTCCCTGGGCATGAACGGAACGGTCCGAAAACGGGAGGATGACCGGGACTCCTTTGCTGCGGAAGGTTCCTATTTTTCCTCCGGCCGCATGCAGGGCGGAGAGGAGGATTCCATGCCTCTGGAACTGGGCGGCATCTCCCGCAGCCGCGACGTGCTGGCGGAGGGGCGCGCGCTTTATCTGGCGCATTGCGCCGTTTGCCACGGAGAGGACGGAAGCGGACGCGGAAGCATGGCCGCTTATGACACCTATCCGCAAATAGGCCCCTTCCGGGATGAAAAATATGCTTCCTATTCTTCTGGAAAAATGTTCAGGAGCATTCGGTTGGGGCAGGGGAACATGCCCGCTTTCGGAAACATTCTCACGGCGCGGGAAATCTGGTGTCTGGTGGCGTTTATCCGCCATTTGCAAGCGCCGCCGGAAGAACCTGCCGTTCAACAAAAGGAACAACATTCATGA